The Phoenix dactylifera cultivar Barhee BC4 chromosome 15, palm_55x_up_171113_PBpolish2nd_filt_p, whole genome shotgun sequence genome contains a region encoding:
- the LOC103707897 gene encoding uncharacterized protein LOC103707897 produces the protein MKGRVGGGGGRGNNGGAAADPLVCLPSSSRRHLTLMPKPICSPSRPTEPSKRRQSRSRCRGQASPLFRTKTKHMSSEIAEPTSPKVTCAGQIKVRSRPRPRGSRDKDWLSLVEEIERLRKHRKRSNWRETLSLKKEIMQFLGALRGLRFNMRCFGSFHGSVDCTTDEEDEDEEEEKEVDSSGSRNIFSKWFMVLEENQDHGYGKEVVEVKEEEERDGTFEEVAPPNSVPPPNALLLMRCRSAPAKGRLEEEEVTAKLIKEEEKEKERLVLMSYAPDFFKISTDIAKETWIVGSMDPLARNRSWKR, from the coding sequence aTGAAAGGAAGagtaggaggaggtggaggaagaGGGAATAATGGAGGGGCAGCAGCAGACCCTCTGGTCTGCCTCCCCTCCAGCTCCAGACGTCATCTGACACTGATGCCAAAGCCCATCTGTAGCCCATCTCGGCCCACAGAGCCCAGCAAACGCCGCCAGTCGAGGTCCCGCTGCCGGGGCCAGGCCAGCCCCCTCTTCAGGACGAAGACCAAGCACATGAGCTCGGAGATCGCCGAGCCGACGTCTCCCAAGGTCACCTGCGCCGGGCAGATCAAGGTGAGgtcccggcccaggcccagagGCAGCCGTGACAAGGACTGGCTCTCCCTTGTGGAGGAGATAGAGAGGCTCCGCAAGCATCGGAAGAGGAGTAACTGGCGTGAGACCCTTAGCCTCAAGAAGGAAATCATGCAGTTCCTCGGAGCCCTCCGCGGGCTCCGCTTCAATATGAGGTGCTTCGGCTCGTTCCATGGCTCGGTCGATTGCACAACcgatgaagaagatgaggacgaagaggaggagaaggaagtgGACAGCAGTGGCTCTAGGAATATATTCTCCAAGTGGTTTATGGTTCTAGAAGAGAACCAAGATCATGGATATGGGAAAGAAGTAGTGGAagtaaaggaagaagaagagagagatggTACGTTCGAGGAGGTTGCACCACCTAATTCTGTGCCACCTCCAAACGCTCTCTTGCTCATGAGGTGTCGATCGGCGCCAGCCAAAGGGAGGTTAGAGGAAGAGGAGGTGACTGCAAAGTTGatcaaggaggaggagaaagagaaagagaggttgGTGCTGATGAGCTATGCTCCTGACTTCTTCAAGATCTCGACGGATATTGCAAAGGAGACTTGGATCGTTGGGAGCATGGATCCTTTAGCAAGGAATCGGAGCTGGAAGAGATAA